In Labrus bergylta chromosome 6, fLabBer1.1, whole genome shotgun sequence, the following proteins share a genomic window:
- the podn gene encoding podocan isoform X1: MGQRVFGLDVRLQRLSANVGHKGQSRPLNRAVKPLDHLCSAEREREYMMKSSAVDMAFLKHSILQALSVLLLAGVLVRCQAPFEPEEEEEDDTNITPVVTKAEPFECPAKCSCTAEGAVDCAGVDLTEFPPELPEETRQLSLQNNKIEEITVEHISHLHQLETLNLQNNWLTTDGIQDEGFEMLEQLAYLYLANNKLTSAPIVLPPSLVSADFAANQLTKIFPYTFGHKPKLRSVYLHNNKLSDAGLPEHMFNASDNLEILTMSSNFLRVVPRNLPSSLYRLHLKSNKLEKIPAGAFDNLSNLRELYLQNNLLSNEGMDNETFSQLSSLECLDLSNNNLSVVPKGLPRNLVLLHLEKNSIRSIPGDALTSVRNLEYLLLHNNQLRSRSIHHAAFQGLKKLHTLHMYNNLLERVPRGLPRRAKTLMILHNSISEIGRNDLALLYTLTELNLSYNKLTSPKLHRDAFRKLRLLETLDLSGNSLYSLPMGLPRSLQVLEIKNNQLNSIPDGALTGMEKLSKLILSDNLLKLNSVYQGAWMELSALKTLDLSGNQLTHIPSDLPESLEYLYLQSNRISTVPESAFEGTPNIKGIFLRFNRLSVNAVDESSFAHLSSLQVLDIGTGNSDLPFKKDEIEDEEEET; encoded by the exons ATGGGACAGCGTGTGTTTGGACTAGACGTCAGACTTCAGCGCCTTTCAGCAAACGTTGGTCACAAGGG ACAATCCAGACCACTTAACAGAGCAGTAAAGCCACTTGACCACCTCTGCTCAGCTGAGAGGGAGCGTGAATACATGATG AAGAGCTCAGCAGTGGACATGGCCTTTCTCAAGCATTCCATCCTGCAGGCCCTGAGTGTGCTGCTCTTGGCCGGGGTGTTGGTGCGCTGCCAGGCCCCTTTTGAaccagaggaagaggaggaggatgacacCAACATCACACCGGTGGTGACGAAAGCTGAGCCGTTCGAATGTCCGGCGAAGTGCAGCTGCACGGCAGAGGGGGCAGTGGACTGCGCTGGAGTCGACCTCACAGAGTTTCCCCCAGAGCTGCCTGAGGAAACCCGCCAGTTATCTCTGCAG AACAACAAAATCGAGGAGATAACAGTGGAGCATATTTCCCATCTGCATCAGCTTGAGACGCTCAACCTTCAAAACAACTGGCTGACCACAGACG GCATTCAAGATGAAGGGTTCGAGATGCTGGAACAGCTGGCTTACTTATATTTGGCAAACAACAAG CTCACGTCAGCACCCATAGTCTTACCTCCCTCTTTGGTCAGCGCTGATTTTGCTGCTAACCAGCTTACAAAGATCTTCCCATATACATTTGGTCATAAACCCAAACTAAG GTCAGTGTATCTCCATAACAACAAGCTGAGTGACGCAGGGCTTCCGGAACATATGTTCAATGCTTCTGACAATCTGGAGATCCTCACCATGTCAAGCAACTTCCTGCGGGTCGTCCCGAGGAACCTGCCCTCCTCTCTATACCGTCTTCATCTCAAG AGCAACAAGCTGGAGAAAATCCCAGCGGGAGCCTTTGACAACTTGTCAAACCTCAGAGAGCTGTATCTCCAGAACAACCTCCTCAGCAACGAGGGGATGGACAACGAGACTTTCAG CCAATTGAGCAGTCTGGAGTGTCTGGACTTGTCAAATAACAACCTGAGTGTCGTCCCCAAGGGTCTGCCTCGCAATCTAGTGCTGCTACACCTGGAGAAGAACTCCATCCGCAGCATCCCTGGAGATGCTCTCACTTCTGTTCGAAACCTCGAGTACCTGCTTCTCCACAATAACCAACTCCGTTCACGTTCCATCCACCACGCTGCCTTCCAG GGCTTGAAGAAGCTGCACACTCTCCACATGTACAACAACTTGTTGGAGCGCGTCCCCAGGGGCCTGCCTCGGAGGGCCAAAACCCTAATGATACTCCACAACTCCATCTCTGAAATTGGCCGCAATGACCTTGCCCTGCTGTACACCCTGACCGAGCTCAACCTCAGCTACAACAAGCTGACCAGCCCCAAGCTGCACCGGGACGCCTTCAGGAAGCTGCGCCTCCTGGAAACCCTGGATCTGTCAGGAAACAGCCTTTACTCGCTGCCTATGGGTCTTCCCCGCAGCCTGCAGGTGCTCGAAATCAAGAACAACCAGCTGAACTCCATTCCAGACGGTGCACTGACCGGCATGGAGAAACTAAGTAAACTCATCCTGAGTGACAACCTGCTGAAACTGAATTCAGTGTACCAGGGAGCCTGGATGGAGCTCAGTGCGCTCAAA ACGCTGGATCTGTCTGGAAACCAGCTGACTCACATCCCCTCTGACCTGCCAGAGTCTCTAGAGTACCTTTATCTGCAGAGCAACCGAATCTCCACTGTTCCAGAGTCAGCATTCGAAGGCACGCCCAACATCAAAGGCATATTCCTCCG ATTTAACCGCCTGTCGGTGAACGCTGTGGATGAGAGCTCTTTCGCACACCTGTCAAGTTTACAAGTTCTGGACATCGGCACAGGAAACAGCGACCTTCCCTTTAAAAAAGACGAGatagaggatgaggaggaggaaacataa
- the podn gene encoding podocan isoform X2: MAFLKHSILQALSVLLLAGVLVRCQAPFEPEEEEEDDTNITPVVTKAEPFECPAKCSCTAEGAVDCAGVDLTEFPPELPEETRQLSLQNNKIEEITVEHISHLHQLETLNLQNNWLTTDGIQDEGFEMLEQLAYLYLANNKLTSAPIVLPPSLVSADFAANQLTKIFPYTFGHKPKLRSVYLHNNKLSDAGLPEHMFNASDNLEILTMSSNFLRVVPRNLPSSLYRLHLKSNKLEKIPAGAFDNLSNLRELYLQNNLLSNEGMDNETFSQLSSLECLDLSNNNLSVVPKGLPRNLVLLHLEKNSIRSIPGDALTSVRNLEYLLLHNNQLRSRSIHHAAFQGLKKLHTLHMYNNLLERVPRGLPRRAKTLMILHNSISEIGRNDLALLYTLTELNLSYNKLTSPKLHRDAFRKLRLLETLDLSGNSLYSLPMGLPRSLQVLEIKNNQLNSIPDGALTGMEKLSKLILSDNLLKLNSVYQGAWMELSALKTLDLSGNQLTHIPSDLPESLEYLYLQSNRISTVPESAFEGTPNIKGIFLRFNRLSVNAVDESSFAHLSSLQVLDIGTGNSDLPFKKDEIEDEEEET, from the exons ATGGCCTTTCTCAAGCATTCCATCCTGCAGGCCCTGAGTGTGCTGCTCTTGGCCGGGGTGTTGGTGCGCTGCCAGGCCCCTTTTGAaccagaggaagaggaggaggatgacacCAACATCACACCGGTGGTGACGAAAGCTGAGCCGTTCGAATGTCCGGCGAAGTGCAGCTGCACGGCAGAGGGGGCAGTGGACTGCGCTGGAGTCGACCTCACAGAGTTTCCCCCAGAGCTGCCTGAGGAAACCCGCCAGTTATCTCTGCAG AACAACAAAATCGAGGAGATAACAGTGGAGCATATTTCCCATCTGCATCAGCTTGAGACGCTCAACCTTCAAAACAACTGGCTGACCACAGACG GCATTCAAGATGAAGGGTTCGAGATGCTGGAACAGCTGGCTTACTTATATTTGGCAAACAACAAG CTCACGTCAGCACCCATAGTCTTACCTCCCTCTTTGGTCAGCGCTGATTTTGCTGCTAACCAGCTTACAAAGATCTTCCCATATACATTTGGTCATAAACCCAAACTAAG GTCAGTGTATCTCCATAACAACAAGCTGAGTGACGCAGGGCTTCCGGAACATATGTTCAATGCTTCTGACAATCTGGAGATCCTCACCATGTCAAGCAACTTCCTGCGGGTCGTCCCGAGGAACCTGCCCTCCTCTCTATACCGTCTTCATCTCAAG AGCAACAAGCTGGAGAAAATCCCAGCGGGAGCCTTTGACAACTTGTCAAACCTCAGAGAGCTGTATCTCCAGAACAACCTCCTCAGCAACGAGGGGATGGACAACGAGACTTTCAG CCAATTGAGCAGTCTGGAGTGTCTGGACTTGTCAAATAACAACCTGAGTGTCGTCCCCAAGGGTCTGCCTCGCAATCTAGTGCTGCTACACCTGGAGAAGAACTCCATCCGCAGCATCCCTGGAGATGCTCTCACTTCTGTTCGAAACCTCGAGTACCTGCTTCTCCACAATAACCAACTCCGTTCACGTTCCATCCACCACGCTGCCTTCCAG GGCTTGAAGAAGCTGCACACTCTCCACATGTACAACAACTTGTTGGAGCGCGTCCCCAGGGGCCTGCCTCGGAGGGCCAAAACCCTAATGATACTCCACAACTCCATCTCTGAAATTGGCCGCAATGACCTTGCCCTGCTGTACACCCTGACCGAGCTCAACCTCAGCTACAACAAGCTGACCAGCCCCAAGCTGCACCGGGACGCCTTCAGGAAGCTGCGCCTCCTGGAAACCCTGGATCTGTCAGGAAACAGCCTTTACTCGCTGCCTATGGGTCTTCCCCGCAGCCTGCAGGTGCTCGAAATCAAGAACAACCAGCTGAACTCCATTCCAGACGGTGCACTGACCGGCATGGAGAAACTAAGTAAACTCATCCTGAGTGACAACCTGCTGAAACTGAATTCAGTGTACCAGGGAGCCTGGATGGAGCTCAGTGCGCTCAAA ACGCTGGATCTGTCTGGAAACCAGCTGACTCACATCCCCTCTGACCTGCCAGAGTCTCTAGAGTACCTTTATCTGCAGAGCAACCGAATCTCCACTGTTCCAGAGTCAGCATTCGAAGGCACGCCCAACATCAAAGGCATATTCCTCCG ATTTAACCGCCTGTCGGTGAACGCTGTGGATGAGAGCTCTTTCGCACACCTGTCAAGTTTACAAGTTCTGGACATCGGCACAGGAAACAGCGACCTTCCCTTTAAAAAAGACGAGatagaggatgaggaggaggaaacataa
- the scp2b gene encoding sterol carrier protein 2b, protein MPEIQTRRIQAVDTSASDGLEGFKAHAVFQEINKKLQEEGEQFVKKIGGVFAFKVKDGPNGQEAIWFVDVKNGNGCVHNDTAKKADCTIAMSDTDLLALMTGKMNPQTAFFQGKLKITGNMGLAMKLQNLQLQPGKAKL, encoded by the exons ATGCCTGAAATACAGACACGAAG GATTCAAGCCGTTGACACCAGTGCCAGTGACGGACTGGAGGGGTTCAAGGCCCATGCAGTGTTTCAGGAAATCAACAAGAAGCTTCAAGAG GAAGGGGAGCAGTTTGTGAAAAAGATCGGGGGTGTGTttgccttcaaagtaaaagatgGACCAAATGGACAGGAAGCCATTTGGTTTGTGGATGTAAAGAACGGGAACGGCTGTGTTCACAATGACACGG CTAAGAAAGCAGATTGCACCATTGCCATGTCAGACACAGACCTGCTGGCCTTGATGACCGGGAAGATGAACCCACAGACT GCATTTTTCCAGGGCAAGCTGAAGATCACAGGGAACATGGGATTGGCCATGAAGCTCCAAAACCTGCAGCTGCAGCCGGGAAAAGCCAAGCTGTAG